In Crassostrea angulata isolate pt1a10 chromosome 6, ASM2561291v2, whole genome shotgun sequence, a genomic segment contains:
- the LOC128190698 gene encoding sex peptide receptor-like isoform X3 yields MTNETYLYGGDQNLTSYHFCNPYVYKEAFVFYGILYPIVAILTVVTNILVVGVFLKQKMKSPTTTLLIGLAIGDAGVGAVTLPLHIYYHSLQNYRFTLEYPGCIFYHVAPVISTILHTVSVWVTTVLGVQRYLVVSHPFKGPKYCTIRASVIVLVYIYVFATAMYFPQFFYLNYREIVVNGGNGIVYQVCECWATDVPAVYEGKLKILKLSLAKLIPCIILAITTILLVRKLDKEARQSGSLHAERQSVNRETREARLIRRTSLMIVVIVVTCLVVEVPNGLRYLTRTINPEALDPETDLFLVAILNVCTLLNFHINFWIYICLSQEFRKTLRSIVCRWNKKYQKVHLMSQSSMRTTSDNL; encoded by the coding sequence ATGACAAATGAGACTTATTTATACGGCGGGGATCAGAACCTTACAAGTTACCACTTTTGCAACCCGTACGTGTACAAAGAGGCGTTTGTGTTCTACGGGATCCTGTACCCCATTGTGGCCATCCTCACCGTCGTCACTAACATCCTGGTGGTCGGCGTCTTCCTGAAACAGAAAATGAAGTCCCCCACCACCACCCTACTGATCGGGCTCGCCATCGGTGACGCGGGGGTTGGGGCGGTCACCCTCCCCCTGCACATTTACTATCACAGCCTTCAGAACTACAGGTTCACCCTGGAGTACCCGGGGTGTATTTTTTACCACGTGGCGCCCGTCATATCCACCATCCTCCACACAGTCTCTGTGTGGGTGACCACGGTGCTGGGCGTCCAGCGCTACCTGGTGGTTTCGCACCCGTTCAAAGGACCCAAGTATTGCACTATCAGGGCGTCGGTCATCGTCCTTGTCTACATCTACGTGTTCGCCACTGCCATGTACTTTCCCCAGTTCTTTTATCTGAACTACAGAGAAATTGTTGTCAATGGCGGAAACGGCATTGTGTATCAGGTTTGTGAGTGCTGGGCGACGGATGTACCGGCAGTTTATGAAGGGAAACTCAAAATACTTAAACTCTCCCTGGCCAAATTAATTCCTTGCATCATATTGGCGATTACAACCATCCTCCTGGTCAGAAAGCTTGACAAGGAAGCCCGACAGTCCGGCAGTCTCCACGCGGAACGACAAAGTGTGAACCGAGAGACCCGAGAGGCCAGGCTCATTCGGAGGACATCACTCATGATTGTTGTCATAGTTGTTACTTGTTTAGTGGTAGAAGTTCCGAATGGACTTCGCTACCTCACAAGGACCATTAACCCGGAAGCTCTCGATCCGGaaacagatttatttttagTTGCAATCCTAAATGTATGTACTCTCTTGAATTTTCATATTAACTTCTGGATTTATATCTGCCTAAGTCAGGAGTTCAGGAAAACCCTACGATCTATAGTTTGCCGGTGGAATAAAAAGTATCAAAAGGTACATTTAATGAGCCAGAGTTCCATGCGAACTACCTCTGACAATCTGTAA
- the LOC128190698 gene encoding sex peptide receptor-like isoform X2, which translates to MSDAESHTLRPTAMTNETYLYGGDQNLTSYHFCNPYVYKEAFVFYGILYPIVAILTVVTNILVVGVFLKQKMKSPTTTLLIGLAIGDAGVGAVTLPLHIYYHSLQNYRFTLEYPGCIFYHVAPVISTILHTVSVWVTTVLGVQRYLVVSHPFKGPKYCTIRASVIVLVYIYVFATAMYFPQFFYLNYREIVVNGGNGIVYQVCECWATDVPAVYEGKLKILKLSLAKLIPCIILAITTILLVRKLDKEARQSGSLHAERQSVNRETREARLIRRTSLMIVVIVVTCLVVEVPNGLRYLTRTINPEALDPETDLFLVAILNVCTLLNFHINFWIYICLSQEFRKTLRSIVCRWNKKYQKVQIYQIVHL; encoded by the exons ATGAGTGATGCTGAGAGTCACACGTTAAG ACCAACAGCCATGACAAATGAGACTTATTTATACGGCGGGGATCAGAACCTTACAAGTTACCACTTTTGCAACCCGTACGTGTACAAAGAGGCGTTTGTGTTCTACGGGATCCTGTACCCCATTGTGGCCATCCTCACCGTCGTCACTAACATCCTGGTGGTCGGCGTCTTCCTGAAACAGAAAATGAAGTCCCCCACCACCACCCTACTGATCGGGCTCGCCATCGGTGACGCGGGGGTTGGGGCGGTCACCCTCCCCCTGCACATTTACTATCACAGCCTTCAGAACTACAGGTTCACCCTGGAGTACCCGGGGTGTATTTTTTACCACGTGGCGCCCGTCATATCCACCATCCTCCACACAGTCTCTGTGTGGGTGACCACGGTGCTGGGCGTCCAGCGCTACCTGGTGGTTTCGCACCCGTTCAAAGGACCCAAGTATTGCACTATCAGGGCGTCGGTCATCGTCCTTGTCTACATCTACGTGTTCGCCACTGCCATGTACTTTCCCCAGTTCTTTTATCTGAACTACAGAGAAATTGTTGTCAATGGCGGAAACGGCATTGTGTATCAGGTTTGTGAGTGCTGGGCGACGGATGTACCGGCAGTTTATGAAGGGAAACTCAAAATACTTAAACTCTCCCTGGCCAAATTAATTCCTTGCATCATATTGGCGATTACAACCATCCTCCTGGTCAGAAAGCTTGACAAGGAAGCCCGACAGTCCGGCAGTCTCCACGCGGAACGACAAAGTGTGAACCGAGAGACCCGAGAGGCCAGGCTCATTCGGAGGACATCACTCATGATTGTTGTCATAGTTGTTACTTGTTTAGTGGTAGAAGTTCCGAATGGACTTCGCTACCTCACAAGGACCATTAACCCGGAAGCTCTCGATCCGGaaacagatttatttttagTTGCAATCCTAAATGTATGTACTCTCTTGAATTTTCATATTAACTTCTGGATTTATATCTGCCTAAGTCAGGAGTTCAGGAAAACCCTACGATCTATAGTTTGCCGGTGGAATAAAAAGTATCAAAAG GTTCAAATATACCAGATCGTACACCTGTGA
- the LOC128190698 gene encoding sex peptide receptor-like isoform X1 — protein MSDAESHTLRPTAMTNETYLYGGDQNLTSYHFCNPYVYKEAFVFYGILYPIVAILTVVTNILVVGVFLKQKMKSPTTTLLIGLAIGDAGVGAVTLPLHIYYHSLQNYRFTLEYPGCIFYHVAPVISTILHTVSVWVTTVLGVQRYLVVSHPFKGPKYCTIRASVIVLVYIYVFATAMYFPQFFYLNYREIVVNGGNGIVYQVCECWATDVPAVYEGKLKILKLSLAKLIPCIILAITTILLVRKLDKEARQSGSLHAERQSVNRETREARLIRRTSLMIVVIVVTCLVVEVPNGLRYLTRTINPEALDPETDLFLVAILNVCTLLNFHINFWIYICLSQEFRKTLRSIVCRWNKKYQKVHLMSQSSMRTTSDNL, from the exons ATGAGTGATGCTGAGAGTCACACGTTAAG ACCAACAGCCATGACAAATGAGACTTATTTATACGGCGGGGATCAGAACCTTACAAGTTACCACTTTTGCAACCCGTACGTGTACAAAGAGGCGTTTGTGTTCTACGGGATCCTGTACCCCATTGTGGCCATCCTCACCGTCGTCACTAACATCCTGGTGGTCGGCGTCTTCCTGAAACAGAAAATGAAGTCCCCCACCACCACCCTACTGATCGGGCTCGCCATCGGTGACGCGGGGGTTGGGGCGGTCACCCTCCCCCTGCACATTTACTATCACAGCCTTCAGAACTACAGGTTCACCCTGGAGTACCCGGGGTGTATTTTTTACCACGTGGCGCCCGTCATATCCACCATCCTCCACACAGTCTCTGTGTGGGTGACCACGGTGCTGGGCGTCCAGCGCTACCTGGTGGTTTCGCACCCGTTCAAAGGACCCAAGTATTGCACTATCAGGGCGTCGGTCATCGTCCTTGTCTACATCTACGTGTTCGCCACTGCCATGTACTTTCCCCAGTTCTTTTATCTGAACTACAGAGAAATTGTTGTCAATGGCGGAAACGGCATTGTGTATCAGGTTTGTGAGTGCTGGGCGACGGATGTACCGGCAGTTTATGAAGGGAAACTCAAAATACTTAAACTCTCCCTGGCCAAATTAATTCCTTGCATCATATTGGCGATTACAACCATCCTCCTGGTCAGAAAGCTTGACAAGGAAGCCCGACAGTCCGGCAGTCTCCACGCGGAACGACAAAGTGTGAACCGAGAGACCCGAGAGGCCAGGCTCATTCGGAGGACATCACTCATGATTGTTGTCATAGTTGTTACTTGTTTAGTGGTAGAAGTTCCGAATGGACTTCGCTACCTCACAAGGACCATTAACCCGGAAGCTCTCGATCCGGaaacagatttatttttagTTGCAATCCTAAATGTATGTACTCTCTTGAATTTTCATATTAACTTCTGGATTTATATCTGCCTAAGTCAGGAGTTCAGGAAAACCCTACGATCTATAGTTTGCCGGTGGAATAAAAAGTATCAAAAGGTACATTTAATGAGCCAGAGTTCCATGCGAACTACCTCTGACAATCTGTAA
- the LOC128190461 gene encoding deoxyribodipyrimidine photo-lyase-like, which translates to MESPTRKEILHNFQTGVIDAEECFCMIVSLDGYDSTRQHFLKNIDFLRLTNPKKYNELFTVFANYFEKPPSGAFLDPIGCSVENGYLTSDFGYELEVELASALSLQDQNESLNSKASYVSVVQEPVSKQRNTSSNSERNQPENVNNSFSKNVEDDNGSVTSSVKSKKRKNKGSTNRPVVYWFRRDLRLYDNPALFEAASMNVPVILVFLWSESEEDPEGVVAAGGATKLWLHHALNHLDKSISDRYNNRIIYRKTQSCQREILSLIEETGAKALLINDVYEPFLKQRDDKICSELQRKGIECKRFHSYLLHEPGSVSAESVGMRGVGSVTHFMECCRQSDARPIGHPLDYPPTLPKPDQFPSSSSLHDLELAKMPRRKDGSIIDWAAPIVRQWDFGEEGAWKALELFLSEGVRKYEKESCRADHLNTCRISPYLHFGQISPRAVLEEARHMKSPKFLRKLAWRDLSYWLLTLWPDLPSQPTRVHYRDQAWSRDPGHLKAWQRGRTGFPLVDAAMRQLWLEGWINNYLRHVVASFLISYLRLHWVEGYRWFQDTLLDADVAINAMMWQNGGMSGLDQWNFVMHPVDAALTCDPDGAYVRKWCPEIAALPNDFIHQPWKCPPSILRRCGIKLGETYPNRVISDLEGAREQSLTDVVNVRKKHPEFVDRRTGNDLVPLPDGLCVPVITRKEFKYKLHHPEAKDNPHTAVLRGYRSRKRDEAIAFANERDFMASAMNESVKLTERRLKATQYEAL; encoded by the exons ATGGAGTCCCCTACTAGAAAAGAAATCTTGCATAATTTTCAGACAGGGGTCATCGACGCTGAAGAATGTTTCTGTATGATTGTTTCTCTCGATGGTTATGATTCAACGAGACAACATTTCCTGAAAAACATTGATTTCTTGAGGCTCACTAATCCTAAGAAGTACAACGAACTCTTCACCGTTTTTgcaaattactttgaaaaaccTCCATCTGGTGCATTTTTAGATCCTATAGGCTGTAGTGTTGAAAATGGATACTTAACAAGTGACTTTGGGTATGAACTGGAAGTAGAACTTGCATCAGCCCTCTCATTGCAAGATCAGAATGAAAGCCTTAACAGCAAAGCATCTTATGTTAGTGTTGTTCAGGAGCCAGTTAGTAAACAAAGAAATACATCAAGTAATTCTGAAAGAAATCAACCAGAGAATGTTAACAATAGTTTCTCAAAAAATGTGGAAGATGACAATGGTTCAGTCACTTCATCGgtcaaaagtaaaaaaaggaaaaataaaggCTCCACAAACAGGCCTGTGGTTTACTGGTTCAGGAGAGATCTTCGTCTGTATGACAATCCAGCATTGTTTGAAGCGGCCAGTATGAATGTCCCCGTTATATTGGTCTTCTTGTGGTCAGAATCAGAGGAGGATCCAGAGGGTGTGGTGGCAGCAGGAGGAGCCACTAAACTATGGTTACACCACGCTCTGAACCACCTGGACAAATCCATCAGTGACAGATACAACAACAGGATCATCTACAGGAAAACCCAGTCCTGTCAAAGAGAAATCCTGTCACTTATTGAAGAAACTGGTGCCAAAGCATTGCTGATAAATGATGTCTATGAACCATTCCTCAAACAGAGAGATGACAAGATTTGTTCAGAACTACAGAGGAAAGGGATAGAATGTAAGAGATTCCACTCTTACTTGCTGCATGAGCCAGGTTCTGTGTCAGCGGAGTCTGTGGGGATGAGAGGGGTTGGCTCAGTGACCCACTTTATGGAGTGCTGTAGGCAATCTGATGCCCGGCCCATTGGGCATCCTCTGGATTATCCCCCCACTCTACCCAAACCAGACCAGTTTCCCTCCAGCTCATCTCTTCATGATCTAGAACTAGCCAAAATGccaaggagaaaagatggatcTATT ATTGACTGGGCAGCACCAATTGTGAGACAGTGGGATTTTGGAGAAGAAGGAGCATGGAAAGCTCTAGAACTTTTCTTATCTGAAG GCGTCAGGAAATATGAGAAGGAGTCGTGTCGCGCCGACCACCTGAACACCTGTCGGATCTCTCCGTACCTTCACTTTGGTCAGATCAGTCCCCGGGCGGTGCTGGAGGAAGCCAGACACATGAAGTCGCCCAAGTTCCTCCGGAAGCTGGCCTGGAGAGACCTGTCTTATTGGCTGCTGACCCTCTGGCCTGACCTCCCCTCACAGCCCACCAGGGTGCATTACAGG GATCAAGCCTGGAGCAGGGACCCTGGTCACTTGAAAGCGTGGCAGAGAGGTAGGACGGGATTCCCCCTGGTGGATGCCGCAATGAGACAGCTGTGGCTGGAGGGGTGGATCAACAACTACCTCAGGCACGTGGTCGCCTCCTTCCTCATCTCCTACCTCCGCCTCCACTGGGTGGAGGGCTACCGCTGGTTCCAG GACACCTTACTGGATGCTGATGTGGCCATCAATGCCATGATGTGGCAGAATGGAGGAATGAGTGGGCTGGACCAGTGGAACTTTGTGATGCACCCTGTGGATGCAGCTTTGACCTGTGACCCAGATGGAGCCTATGTCAGAAAGTGGTGTCCAGAGATAGCAGCTCTCCCCAACGACTTCATACACCAGCCCTGGAAATGTCCACCCTCCATTCTGAGGCGATGTGGTATAAAGTTAG GAGAGACATACCCAAATCGGGTTATATCAGATTTAGAGGGAGCAAGGGAGCAGTCATTAACAGATGTTGTAAATGTTCGGAAGAAGCACCCAGAGTTTGTGGACCGCCGAACAGGCAACGACCTTGTGCCCCTCCCTGATGGTCTATGTGTCCCGGTCATCACCAGGAAGGAGTTCAAGTACAAGTTGCACCACCCAGAGGCCAAGGACAACCCCCACACAGCTGTACTGAGGGGGTACCGGTCCAGGAAGAGGGACGAAGCCATTGCTTTTGCCAACGAGAGAGACTTCATGGCTAGTGCTATGAATGAAAGTGTGAAACTTACTGAGAGAAGATTAAAGGCAACGCAATATGAAGCACTCTGA